The proteins below come from a single Piscinibacter gummiphilus genomic window:
- the ubiB gene encoding ubiquinone biosynthesis regulatory protein kinase UbiB: MRHLFRLVFIVFTVLRFGLDELALSGFKQRWVRALVRVMTLGRRLDAPPGRRLREALERLGPIFVKFGQVLSTRRDLLPPEVADELARLQDRVPPFPAPVARALVEKAYGLPIESVFASFEAEPVASASIAQVHFATLKDGREVAVKVLRPGMLAVIDDDLSLLRTLARWVERLSADGKRLKPREVVAEFDKYLHDELDLVREAANAAQLRRNMEGLDLVLVPEMVWDLCTSGVIVMERMYGVPISQTQRLREAGVDIKKLARDGVTIFFTQVFRDGFFHADMHPGNIQVSVDRATFGRYIALDFGIMGTLTEVDKDYLAQNFIAFFRRDYKRVAELHLESGWVPPGTRVDELEGAIRAVCEPHFDRPLKDISLGQVLLRLFQTSRRFNVEIQPQLVLLQKTLLNIEGLGRQLDPELDLWSTAKPFLERWMNEQIGWRGLVERLKKEAPHWAQIVPELPRLVHHALQQRGQGADARLVETLLAEQRHTNHLLRVLIYGGLGFAVGVIATVALRWSAG, translated from the coding sequence ATGAGGCATCTCTTCCGGCTGGTCTTCATCGTCTTCACCGTCCTGCGCTTCGGCCTGGACGAGTTGGCGCTCTCGGGCTTCAAGCAGCGCTGGGTGCGCGCGCTGGTGCGGGTGATGACGCTCGGCCGGCGCCTCGACGCGCCACCTGGCCGCCGCCTGCGCGAGGCGCTCGAGCGGCTGGGGCCGATCTTCGTGAAGTTCGGGCAGGTGCTGTCGACCCGGCGCGACCTGTTGCCGCCCGAGGTGGCCGATGAGCTGGCCCGGCTGCAGGACCGGGTCCCGCCCTTTCCGGCGCCGGTGGCGCGTGCGCTGGTCGAGAAGGCCTATGGCCTTCCGATCGAGTCGGTCTTTGCGAGCTTCGAGGCGGAGCCGGTGGCGAGCGCCTCGATAGCCCAGGTGCACTTCGCAACCTTGAAAGACGGCCGCGAAGTCGCCGTGAAGGTGCTGCGCCCCGGCATGCTGGCGGTGATCGACGACGACCTGTCGCTGCTGCGCACGCTGGCGCGCTGGGTCGAGCGGCTGTCGGCCGACGGCAAGCGGCTCAAGCCCCGCGAGGTGGTGGCCGAGTTCGACAAGTACCTGCACGACGAGCTCGATCTCGTGCGCGAGGCGGCCAACGCGGCGCAGCTTCGCCGCAACATGGAGGGCCTGGACCTCGTGCTCGTGCCCGAGATGGTGTGGGACCTGTGCACCTCGGGTGTCATCGTGATGGAGCGCATGTACGGCGTGCCCATCAGCCAGACGCAGCGCCTGCGCGAGGCCGGCGTCGACATCAAGAAGCTGGCGCGCGATGGCGTCACGATCTTCTTCACGCAGGTGTTCCGCGACGGCTTCTTCCACGCCGACATGCACCCCGGCAACATCCAGGTGAGCGTCGACCGGGCGACCTTCGGCCGCTACATCGCGCTCGACTTCGGCATCATGGGCACGCTGACCGAGGTCGACAAGGACTACCTCGCCCAGAACTTTATCGCCTTCTTCCGCCGCGACTACAAGCGTGTCGCCGAGCTGCATCTGGAATCGGGCTGGGTGCCGCCGGGCACACGCGTCGACGAGCTCGAAGGGGCGATCCGCGCGGTGTGCGAGCCGCACTTCGACCGGCCGCTGAAGGACATCTCGCTCGGCCAGGTGCTGCTGCGTCTCTTCCAGACCTCGCGCCGCTTCAACGTCGAGATCCAGCCGCAGCTGGTGCTCCTGCAGAAGACGCTGCTCAACATCGAGGGCCTGGGCCGCCAGCTCGACCCCGAACTCGACCTCTGGAGCACCGCCAAGCCCTTCCTCGAGCGCTGGATGAACGAGCAGATCGGCTGGCGCGGGCTGGTCGAGCGCCTCAAGAAGGAAGCACCGCATTGGGCGCAGATCGTGCCCGAGCTGCCGCGCCTGGTGCACCACGCCTTGCAGCAGCGCGGGCAGGGCGCCGATGCGCGCTTGGTCGAGACCCTCCTGGCCGAGCAGCGCCACACCAACCACCTGCTGCGGGTGCTGATCTACGGCGGGCTCGGTTTTGCCGTCGGGGTGATCGCGACGGTGGCTCTGCGCTGGTCCGCCGGGTGA
- a CDS encoding sodium:solute symporter family protein → MNTTLISFVVLYLLGTLALGVWAGTRIKNTTDFAIAGRSLPLIMVVTTTFATWFGAETVMGIPAKFVQSGLGAIVEDPFGAGTCLILVGVFFAAKLYKQNLLTIGDFYRQRYGKGIEVFCSVAIILSYLGWVAAQITALGLVFSVLTNGAMSETAGMIVGTLAVLIYVVVGGFLAVAWTDFIQMIVLVVGLSIIAIFASDLAGGSDKVLALASQKDLWNFLPPPTFTEIAMFVGAGLTMMLGSIPQQDVFQRVMSAKNANTARNGAMIGGFSYILFAFVPMFIVLSAVVVMGDSALEMAKNDYQRLLPTFVLTKMPLIMQIIFFGALLSAIKSTSSATLLAPSTSFVENIMKNLRPGMSDREQLFAMRATIVAFAGLVLAYAIAMKGTPIYDLVSAAYQVTLVGAFVPLVFGLYWKRATTQGAISSVAAGIAVWIVFFPQISTFGEAFPGQLAGLLAAIVGMVVGSLAPQVLKNRHEARQAVA, encoded by the coding sequence ATGAACACCACTCTCATTTCCTTTGTCGTGCTGTACCTCCTGGGCACCCTGGCGCTTGGCGTCTGGGCCGGCACCCGCATCAAGAACACCACCGACTTCGCCATCGCCGGGCGCAGCCTGCCGCTGATCATGGTGGTCACCACCACCTTCGCCACCTGGTTCGGTGCCGAGACGGTCATGGGCATCCCGGCCAAGTTCGTGCAGAGCGGGCTGGGGGCGATCGTCGAAGACCCGTTTGGCGCCGGCACCTGCCTGATCCTCGTGGGCGTCTTCTTCGCCGCCAAGCTCTACAAGCAGAACCTGCTCACCATCGGCGACTTCTACCGCCAGCGCTACGGCAAGGGCATCGAGGTCTTCTGTTCGGTGGCGATCATCCTGAGCTACCTGGGCTGGGTGGCTGCGCAGATCACCGCGCTCGGCCTCGTGTTCAGCGTGCTCACCAACGGGGCCATGAGCGAGACCGCCGGCATGATCGTGGGCACCCTGGCGGTGCTGATCTACGTGGTGGTCGGTGGCTTCCTCGCCGTTGCGTGGACCGACTTCATCCAGATGATCGTGCTGGTGGTCGGCCTGTCGATCATCGCCATCTTCGCGAGCGACCTCGCGGGTGGTTCCGACAAGGTGCTGGCGCTGGCGAGCCAGAAGGATCTGTGGAACTTCCTGCCGCCGCCCACCTTCACCGAGATCGCGATGTTCGTCGGGGCCGGGCTCACGATGATGCTCGGGAGCATCCCGCAGCAAGACGTCTTCCAGCGCGTGATGTCGGCCAAGAACGCCAACACCGCCCGCAACGGCGCCATGATCGGCGGCTTCAGCTACATCCTCTTCGCCTTCGTGCCGATGTTCATCGTGCTGAGCGCCGTGGTGGTGATGGGCGACAGCGCCCTCGAGATGGCGAAGAACGACTACCAGCGCCTGTTGCCGACCTTCGTGCTCACCAAGATGCCGCTGATCATGCAGATCATCTTCTTCGGCGCGCTGCTGTCGGCCATCAAGAGCACCTCGTCGGCCACGCTGCTCGCCCCGAGCACGAGCTTCGTCGAGAACATCATGAAGAACCTGCGCCCCGGCATGAGCGACCGCGAGCAGCTCTTCGCCATGCGCGCCACCATCGTCGCCTTCGCCGGCCTGGTGCTGGCCTACGCGATCGCGATGAAGGGCACGCCGATCTACGACCTCGTCTCGGCGGCGTACCAGGTCACGCTGGTCGGCGCATTCGTGCCGCTGGTCTTCGGCCTGTACTGGAAGCGCGCCACCACGCAGGGGGCGATCAGCTCGGTGGCGGCCGGCATCGCGGTCTGGATCGTCTTCTTTCCGCAGATCTCGACTTTCGGCGAAGCCTTCCCCGGCCAGCTGGCGGGTTTGCTGGCGGCCATCGTGGGCATGGTCGTCGGCTCGTTGGCGCCGCAGGTTCTCAAGAACCGTCACGAAGCTCGCCAGGCTGTGGCTTGA